A window from Synechococcus sp. RSCCF101 encodes these proteins:
- a CDS encoding GTP-binding protein, producing MSRPTSPVPVTVLTGFLGSGKTTLLNHILSNQQGLRSAVLVNEFGEVGIDNELVVSTSDTMVELSNGCICCSINGELQDAVQQVLARPDPIDMIVVETTGLADPLPVAMTFCAGDLRDRLRLDSIITLIDAEHFNAIALESPIARAQVLYGDILLLNKCDLVDEARLDEVEASLRAVKNEARILRADHGVAPLGLLLSVGLFETDRLAALREEAKDRPASEHDHAHGHDHHHHHGHDHGHDGHHHHSHDHTPEMEGYSSVSLAVKAPFDLRRFQFFLDNQLPESVFRAKGVLWFRESERRHLFHLCGKRFTIDASDWPEDGERHTKVVAIGKELDEPTLKAQLEACVADG from the coding sequence GTGAGCCGTCCCACGAGTCCGGTGCCCGTCACCGTGCTCACGGGCTTCCTCGGCTCGGGCAAGACGACCCTGCTGAACCACATTCTCAGCAATCAGCAGGGCCTGCGCAGCGCTGTTCTGGTGAATGAATTCGGCGAGGTCGGCATCGACAACGAGTTGGTTGTCTCCACCAGCGACACGATGGTGGAACTGAGCAATGGCTGCATCTGCTGCTCGATCAATGGAGAACTCCAGGATGCGGTCCAGCAGGTGCTGGCCCGGCCCGATCCCATCGACATGATCGTCGTGGAGACCACCGGGCTGGCGGATCCCCTGCCCGTGGCGATGACATTCTGCGCCGGCGATCTGCGCGATCGTCTGCGACTGGATTCGATCATCACCCTGATCGATGCGGAACACTTCAATGCCATCGCGCTGGAGAGTCCGATTGCACGCGCTCAGGTTCTCTACGGCGACATCCTTCTGCTCAACAAGTGCGATCTCGTCGACGAGGCTCGCCTGGATGAGGTGGAGGCCAGTCTGCGGGCAGTGAAGAACGAAGCCCGCATCCTGCGGGCCGATCACGGGGTGGCGCCTCTGGGCCTGCTGCTCAGTGTCGGGCTGTTCGAAACCGATCGGCTGGCAGCCCTAAGGGAAGAGGCCAAAGACAGGCCGGCATCAGAACACGATCATGCCCATGGTCATGACCACCATCACCACCACGGGCATGATCACGGCCACGATGGACATCACCATCACAGCCATGACCACACCCCCGAGATGGAGGGCTACAGCTCGGTGAGTCTTGCCGTGAAGGCACCCTTCGACCTCAGGCGCTTCCAGTTCTTCCTCGACAACCAATTGCCCGAGTCGGTGTTTCGCGCCAAGGGGGTGCTCTGGTTCCGGGAAAGCGAGCGGCGCCATCTCTTCCACCTCTGCGGCAAACGGTTCACCATCGATGCCTCCGACTGGCCGGAGGACGGCGAACGGCACACCAAGGTCGTGGCCATCGGCAAGGAGCTCGACGAGCCCACCCTGAAGGCGCAACTGGAAGCCTGCGTGGCAGACGGATGA
- a CDS encoding class I fructose-bisphosphate aldolase, whose amino-acid sequence MTLVQHHDDLIATAAAIALPGKGLLAADESTPTIGKRLAGVGVENNEAMRRAYRSLLVTTDGLADFISGVILYEETLFQDADDGLPMVEHLQKRGLIPGIKVDMGVQPLAGGCAGETWCTGLAGLQDRAARYYARGARFAKWRAVLRISEAGAPSELAIRENAWGLARYARTVQEEGLVPIVEPEILMDGDHAIETTAARQEAVLKAVYAALAENGVLLEGSLLKPSMTTAGASHHALQSPRQVGRITVQTLKRAVPAAVPGILFLSGGLGEEEASVYLDAINREGRRSPWHLGFSYGRALQQSCLKHWHGSDVAAGQAALLARARANSEASLGAYQPGSQPSDGDSLFVAGYSY is encoded by the coding sequence ATGACGCTCGTTCAGCATCACGACGACCTGATCGCAACCGCTGCGGCCATCGCCTTGCCGGGGAAGGGACTTCTGGCGGCGGATGAATCCACACCCACCATCGGCAAGCGGCTGGCCGGGGTGGGCGTGGAGAACAACGAGGCGATGCGGCGGGCCTATCGCTCCCTGCTGGTGACCACGGACGGCCTGGCCGACTTCATCAGCGGCGTGATTCTCTACGAAGAAACCCTGTTTCAGGATGCTGATGACGGGCTCCCGATGGTGGAGCACCTGCAGAAGCGGGGCCTGATTCCCGGCATCAAGGTGGACATGGGCGTGCAGCCCCTGGCCGGTGGTTGTGCGGGAGAAACCTGGTGCACGGGTCTGGCCGGTCTGCAGGATCGGGCCGCCCGGTACTACGCCCGAGGTGCCCGTTTCGCGAAGTGGCGGGCCGTGCTGCGGATCAGCGAGGCCGGGGCGCCATCGGAGCTGGCCATCCGTGAGAACGCCTGGGGCCTGGCCCGCTATGCGCGTACCGTGCAGGAGGAAGGGCTGGTTCCGATCGTGGAACCCGAGATCCTGATGGATGGTGATCACGCGATCGAAACCACGGCGGCCCGGCAGGAAGCCGTGCTGAAGGCGGTGTATGCGGCTCTGGCGGAGAACGGCGTTCTTCTGGAAGGCAGCCTGCTCAAGCCCTCCATGACCACGGCCGGAGCCTCCCATCACGCCCTGCAGAGCCCCCGGCAGGTGGGGCGGATCACGGTCCAGACCCTGAAGCGGGCCGTGCCGGCGGCGGTGCCCGGCATCCTGTTTCTCTCGGGCGGGCTGGGCGAGGAAGAGGCCAGCGTCTACCTCGATGCCATCAACCGGGAGGGCAGGCGCAGCCCCTGGCACCTGGGCTTCTCCTATGGCCGTGCACTGCAGCAGTCCTGCCTCAAGCACTGGCACGGCAGCGACGTGGCCGCGGGGCAGGCAGCCCTGCTCGCCCGGGCGCGCGCCAACTCCGAGGCCAGCCTCGGTGCCTACCAGCCCGGCTCCCAGCCATCAGATGGGGACAGCCTTTTCGTGGCGGGCTACAGCTACTGA
- a CDS encoding metallothionein — MPATLVKCACAKCSCDVDPATAVSRDGRAYCSEACATGHPNHEPCHGGQGCGCSCGS; from the coding sequence ATGCCTGCAACATTGGTCAAGTGCGCCTGCGCCAAGTGCAGCTGTGATGTCGATCCGGCGACGGCCGTGAGCCGCGATGGACGCGCCTACTGCTCCGAGGCCTGTGCCACCGGTCACCCCAACCACGAGCCCTGTCATGGCGGCCAGGGCTGCGGCTGCAGCTGCGGCTCCTGA
- a CDS encoding STAS/SEC14 domain-containing protein, giving the protein MIELMQDLPGGTLGFVFSGEVRGEDYDTVLVPALETALHEHDRVRMLMCFPDDFQGYALGAVWDDMKTAVHHWRGFERIAVVTDVGWLKTATQAMAALMPCPMHCFPTDQATDARRWLAESLGTIHLDSSDGVVRLRLIGQLESSSYQRIDRELAAEFSHTEPVRLLIDLREFDGWFGLGAMADHLSLFREHRHIPRAVAVVGSRRWQKGLERLLSRFTEADTRFFEEADVASADQWLHRTVPDSSAARG; this is encoded by the coding sequence ATGATCGAACTGATGCAGGATCTGCCGGGGGGAACGCTCGGCTTCGTGTTCAGCGGCGAGGTTCGCGGTGAGGACTACGACACCGTGCTGGTGCCGGCCCTCGAAACGGCATTGCACGAGCACGACCGGGTGCGGATGCTCATGTGCTTTCCCGACGATTTCCAGGGCTACGCCCTTGGCGCGGTCTGGGACGACATGAAAACTGCCGTGCACCACTGGCGCGGCTTCGAGCGGATCGCCGTGGTCACCGATGTGGGCTGGTTGAAGACAGCGACGCAGGCCATGGCCGCGCTGATGCCCTGCCCGATGCACTGCTTCCCCACCGACCAGGCAACGGATGCCCGGCGCTGGCTGGCGGAATCCCTGGGCACGATCCATCTGGACAGCAGCGACGGCGTGGTGCGACTCCGCCTGATCGGCCAGCTCGAGAGCAGCAGCTACCAGCGCATCGACCGTGAGCTGGCCGCCGAGTTCAGCCACACCGAGCCGGTTCGGCTGCTGATCGATCTGCGGGAGTTCGATGGCTGGTTCGGACTGGGCGCCATGGCGGACCACCTCAGCCTGTTCCGTGAACACCGGCACATCCCAAGGGCCGTGGCGGTGGTGGGGTCCCGGCGCTGGCAGAAGGGTCTGGAGCGCCTTCTCTCCCGCTTCACCGAGGCGGACACGCGCTTCTTCGAGGAGGCCGATGTCGCATCGGCCGATCAGTGGCTGCATCGGACTGTTCCCGACTCCAGCGCTGCCCGGGGTTGA
- a CDS encoding GTP-binding protein, with product MTRTVLITGPPGCGKTTWILQQLRSHTGSRGYIRLEGTQEDDRPIHADDGGIDLAVLQDQCDGLRDGSQADPGATAGTDSLLVLIERPQFQRPSAPGLDGMDPQLRSQLQELGLVPDQHLHFGRDPELPAQDTLDFTELDTWSHDLSGCVWDASSLSSFWFELVNGAYGDVYRAKALMNLPDGRGFFFNWMVSQNGSQYLPLESVAPPHGRPGRLSRLVVQGRGLDPPAITATIEDCLLSDAALELQQAPLRDTPSRATPST from the coding sequence ATGACGCGGACCGTCCTCATCACCGGGCCACCCGGCTGCGGCAAGACGACCTGGATCCTCCAGCAGCTGCGCAGCCACACCGGATCCCGCGGCTACATCCGCCTGGAGGGAACCCAGGAGGACGACCGACCGATCCATGCCGACGACGGCGGCATCGATCTCGCCGTTCTGCAGGACCAGTGCGACGGACTGCGTGATGGCAGCCAGGCCGATCCGGGCGCAACGGCCGGGACCGACTCGCTCCTGGTGCTGATCGAACGGCCTCAGTTCCAGCGCCCCTCCGCACCCGGCCTGGACGGTATGGATCCCCAGCTGCGGAGCCAACTGCAGGAGCTGGGTCTTGTGCCCGATCAGCACCTCCATTTCGGGCGCGACCCCGAGCTTCCGGCTCAGGACACACTGGATTTCACGGAGCTGGACACCTGGAGCCACGATCTGAGCGGTTGTGTCTGGGACGCCAGCAGCCTGAGCAGCTTCTGGTTCGAGCTGGTCAACGGCGCCTATGGCGATGTGTACCGGGCCAAGGCGCTGATGAACCTGCCCGATGGCCGCGGCTTCTTCTTCAACTGGATGGTGAGCCAGAACGGCTCCCAGTACCTGCCCCTGGAGAGCGTGGCCCCACCCCATGGCCGACCCGGGCGGCTCTCCCGGCTCGTGGTTCAGGGCAGGGGACTCGATCCACCGGCCATCACAGCCACGATTGAGGACTGCCTGCTCAGTGATGCCGCGCTGGAGCTCCAGCAGGCCCCGCTCCGAGACACGCCCTCACGCGCCACGCCGTCCACCTGA
- a CDS encoding metallophosphoesterase, whose product MPHAVISCLHANLAAVEAVLADIDRLGIDTITCLGDLVGYGPQPNEVVELVRERGIPSCQGCWDEDIIEGLNACECSYPSQLAERRGHLAHHWTAAQLTDENKDFLASLPTSLRRDRSLFVHGSPNSQHEYLLPDMDAFAALERVETAGADTLFCGHTHRPYVRDLSNGSIRVRVRGPQGSSQPQQERQMQLPMRRIINAGSVGEPRHGSTRATYVVHDAESGAVDIRDVPYDVERTCQAILEAGLPPIFAWRLSHGFEYAERADDASHVCER is encoded by the coding sequence ATGCCCCACGCCGTCATCTCCTGTCTGCACGCCAACCTGGCGGCGGTTGAAGCCGTCCTGGCGGACATCGATCGCCTCGGCATCGACACCATCACCTGCCTGGGCGATCTGGTGGGCTACGGCCCCCAGCCCAATGAGGTGGTGGAGCTGGTGCGGGAGCGGGGCATCCCCAGCTGTCAGGGCTGCTGGGACGAGGACATCATCGAAGGCCTGAACGCCTGCGAGTGCAGCTATCCCTCCCAGCTGGCCGAGCGTCGCGGGCACCTCGCCCACCACTGGACCGCCGCCCAGCTGACTGACGAGAACAAGGACTTCCTGGCCAGCCTGCCCACCTCGCTGCGGCGGGATCGCTCACTGTTCGTGCACGGCAGTCCGAACAGCCAGCACGAGTACCTACTGCCGGACATGGATGCCTTCGCGGCGCTGGAGCGCGTGGAAACCGCCGGCGCCGACACCCTGTTCTGCGGCCACACCCACAGGCCCTACGTGCGGGATCTGAGCAACGGCAGCATCCGGGTGCGCGTGCGCGGGCCGCAGGGCTCAAGCCAGCCACAGCAGGAGCGGCAGATGCAGCTGCCCATGCGCCGCATCATCAACGCCGGATCTGTCGGCGAACCGCGCCACGGCAGCACCAGGGCGACCTACGTCGTTCACGATGCGGAGTCGGGTGCCGTGGACATCCGCGACGTGCCCTACGACGTGGAGCGCACCTGTCAGGCCATCCTGGAAGCCGGCCTGCCGCCGATCTTCGCCTGGCGCCTCAGCCACGGATTCGAGTACGCCGAACGGGCGGACGATGCCAGCCACGTGTGTGAGCGCTGA